Sequence from the Sphingomonas sp. SORGH_AS_0950 genome:
CCTCGATCGGTGACATGCGGCGGCGGTGCAACGGCCCGGTCGGGCCATGCCCGCCTGCCCGGACAAGCCCCTGATGACGCCTTCCTTTCCCCGCCCCGCCGCCACGCCCCACGCGACCGGCATCGCGGCCTTCCTGAACCGGCCGCTCGGCGCCGCGCTCGCGCTGCTGGTCTTTGCGGTGCTGGTCCGCGCCCGCGATTTCGGCAATCCGGTCGCGCATGTCGACGAGCAATATTATCTGCTGGTCGGCGACCGCATCCTCCATGGGGCGCGGCTCTATATCGACCTGTGGGATCGCAAGCCGCCCGGGCTGTTCCTGCTGTTCGCGGGGTTCCGCCTGCTGCCCGGCGACGGGTTCCTCGCCTATCAGCTGGTCGGCACCGCCTGCGTCGCGGCGACCGGCTGGCTGATCTGGCTGGCGGCGCGGCGGATGGCGCTGGCCTGGCCCGCCGGGCTGGCGGCGGGGGCGGCCTATATCCTGTGGCTGCCGCTGCTCAGCGGCGGGAGCGGCCAGTCGCCGGTCTTCTACAATCTCGCCATGACGGCGGCGGCGGTCTTGACGCTGGACCTGCCGCGCCTGGCCGAGCGTCGCGCGGTCGGCGCGATCATGGTCAGCGGGGTGATCGCCTGCCTGCTGGCCGGGATTGCCATCCAGATCAAATATACCCCGCTGGTCGAGGGCGCCTTTTTCGGCCTGGCCCATCTCTGGTATCTGTGGCGCGCGCGGGCCGGTCTGGTGCCCGTCCTGATGGCGGCGCTGCTCTGGATGGCGATGGGGCTGTTGCCGACCGCGCTGGTCGTGCTGCATTTCCGGCTGAACGGTCCGGCCTCGTTCGACGCCTTCTGGTTCGCCAATTTCACCTCGATCACGCTGCGCCGGGGCTATCCCGCCGCCAAGATCGTCGGGCGGCTGGCGGGGATCGGCGGGCAGTTGCTGCCGCTGATCGCCTGTGCGGTGCTGGCGTGGCGCAAGGGGCCGGGGCCGGTCGGGCTGACGCTGACCCGGATCTGGCTGGGCTTTGCGCTCGTCGCCTTCGCGATGATCGGGGCGTTCTTCGACCATTATGCGCTGCCGCTGATCGCCCCGCTCTGCCTCGCCGCCGCCCCGGCCTTCGCGATGGGGCGCAAGCCGCTGATCGCGGTGTTCGTCATCGGCGCGGGGCTGTTCGCCTTGCACGCCGCGACCAACGATCCGTCCGAAGGCGACGGCATCCGCCGCATGGCGCGCGCGATGGCGGCGGTCGACGGGCGCGAATGCCCCTATGTCTTTGCGGGCGATTCCAGCCTCTATCACCTGTCGGGCGGATGCGTGCCGACCGCCTATGCCTTCCCCTCCTCGCTGGCCTATGAAGCCGAGCGCGGCGCGATCGGGATCGACGAGACGGCCGAGGTGGCACGCATCCTGCGCCGCCGCCCGCCCGCGATCGTGACGCTGGACGACCCCTTCTCGCCGTGGAACGCCGCGACGAACGCGCTGATCGCCGGGGCGCTGGCCCGCGATTATCGACAGGCGATGGCGGTCCCGCGCGAAGGGCGACACGAGCTGCTGTACGTCCGCCGCGACCGGCTCGTTCTCCTGCCGAAATAAACGTCACGCGGCAGTTGTTTTAACCCCGCGCCCGCCCCATCTGCCGCGCCGGACCTGCAAAGGGAGCATGACGCCCATGAGTGACGACGCCTATAGCCCGCCCGCCATCTGGACCTGGGACAAGGAGAATGGCGGCCGGTTCGCCTCGATCAACCGGCCCATCGCCGGAGCGACGCACGACAAGGAGCTGCCGGTCGGCCGTCACCCGCTCCAGCTCTATTCGATGGGCACGCCCAACGGGGTGAAGGTCACCATCCTGCTCGAGGAGCTGCTGGCGGCCGGATATTCGGAGGCCGAATATGACGCCTGGCTGATCAGCATCGCGGACGGCGACCAGTTCGGCAGCGGCTTTGTCGACATCAATCCCAATTCCAAGATCCCCGCGCTCGTCGACCGGCGCGGTGCCGAGCCGCTCGCCATCTTCGAATCGGGCGCGATCCTGACCCATCTGGCCGAGAGCTTCGGCGCCTTCCTGCCGACCGATCCGGCGGCCAGGGCGCGGGTCATGTCCTGGCTGTTCTGGCAGATGGGCAGCGCGCCGTTCCTGGGCGGCGGCTTCGGCCATTTCTATGCCTATGCGCCGGTGAAGATCGAATATGCGATCAACCGCTATGCGATGGAGGCCAAGCGCCAGCTCGACGTGCTGGACCGTCAGCTCGCGGACAATGCCTATGTCGCGGGCGACAGCTACAGCATCGCCGACATGGCGATCTGGCCCTGGTACGGGCAGGTCGTGCTGGGCAGCCTCTACAATGCCGCCGAGTTCCTGCAGGTGCAGGACTATACCCATGTCCAGCGCTGGGCGCGCGAACTGGCCGAGCGACCGGCGGTGAAGCGCGGCCGGATGGTCAACCGCACCTTCGGCGAGCCGTCCGAACAGCTGCGCGAACGCCACGACGCCAGCGATTTCGAGCTGCGGACTGCGGACAAGCTGAAAGCCGAGGGCTGACCCCGTGCCATCGCGGCAGATGACGCGCGCATGTCATCTGCCGCGAACGGCTTGATCGGGGCGGCGGAACGGGCATTAGTCCCCGCCATGCTCCCCGCCCCCCGCCCCCGCTTTTCCCGTCGCATCCTGGCGCTGGCGCTGGCCGCCGCCGGTCTGGGCACCGCCACCGTCTGCGCCGCCGACCCCGCGCCCTTCGACCTGCCCGGACCCGGCCTGCGCATCACGGTCACGCGCGGCGGCCGGACCCTGCCCATCGCCGAGGTGCCCAACCTGGCGACCGGCGACAAGCTGGCGATCGAGGCCGACCTGCCGGGCGACCAGCGCGCGCATTATATCCTGTTTTCGGCGTTCCTGAGCGGCGCGACCAATCCGCCGCCCAAGAACTGGGTCGATTCGGCCGAGACATGGAAGGCCAAGGACAAGGATCGCCGCCTGACCCTGACCGTGCCCAAGGGCGCGCGGCAGATGGCGCTGTTCCTAGTGCCCGAGACCGGCGGCGCGTCGGGCACCATCGTCGATGCGGTGCGCGACCGGCCGGGCGAGTTCGTCCGCGCGGTACAGGACCTCAACCAGGCCTCGCTCGACCGATCGCGGCTCAACGCCTTCGTCGCGGCGATCCGCGCGCAGGAGAACAGCCATCCCGAATTCCTGCGCACCCTGGCGCCCGCGCTGTCCAACAGCCTGGCGATCAAGCTGAACCCCGACTGCCTGGCCCGGGTGATCGAGTTGCAGGCGGCCTGTCTGCTCGAAAACCGCGACTCGCTGGTGCTGGCGGACATTCACAGCAGCTCGATGACCGACACGCTGGTCGGCGCACCGACCGACCTGGCCTTGCAGCTCAGCTACACGCGCGAGGCGGGGCTGGGCTATTACAGTCCCTATATCGGCGTCATCCGCGACATCGCCCGCGTGTTCGGCGCGTTCGGCAATCCGCAGTTCGGCTATCTGCCGACTCTGGCGACGCGCGACGGCGACCGGCTGTCGCTGCTGCTCAACGCCGCGCCATCCTTCGCCAAGCCCAAATCCGTGCTGGTCGCCGCCATGCCCGCCATCGACGCGGGCAGCCCGCCGCGGCTGCGCGTGACGGGGGAGCAACCGCTTTGCGGGGCGCGGCCGGGGCTGGTCCTGCCGGTCGAGGGCGCGCCGCTGATCTATTCGACCGGATTTGCGCGCAACATGGCGGTGTCGCTGACCATGGCGAACGGCAAGCGCTTCGACCTGCCCGTGCGTGCGCGCGCCGATCGCGGCGGCTATGTCCTGGCCGAGCCGCTGCCGCAGGGCGGCCTGTCGGGCAAGGTGACCGCGCGGCTGCACGGCGACTGGGGTTTCGATCCGTTTGAGGGGCCGTCCTTCACGCTGCAATTCCCCGATGGCGGCGACTGGCGCGCCAGCGATGCGGGGCAGAGCCTGGTCGTCGGGCGCGACAATGCGGTCGAGCTGACCGGATCGGCCGCCGCCTGCGTCACCGGCGTCACCATGCGCAGCGGCGGCGCGGCGCAGCCGGTCGCCTTCACCCTGCGCGGCGCCGACACGATCACCGTCACCCTGCCGATGAAGGGTGCGCGCGCCGGTGACGTCACGCTGGACATCCAGCAGGTGGGCGCCGCCACGCCCCGCACCGTCGCGCTCCGGGCCTTTTCGCCCGCCAGCCGTATCGACACGGTGACCCTGGCCAAGGGGGACCGTTTCGTCACGCTGACCGGCCAGCGGCTGGACGAGATTGCCGGGGTCGAGATCGGCGACGTTCGCCTGTCGCCCGACGGCCTGACCCGCGACGGCGATACCGACCGGCTGATCGCCACCGCCGCCGACGGGCGCGCGGCGGAGGGGACGAGCGCACGCATTCGCCTGAACGACGGCCGCACCCTGTCGGTGCCGATCACCGCCGCGCCGCCGCGCCCGGCGGCCACGCTCGCCGCGCGCAGCCTCAGCCCCAGGGACGGCACGCACGGGCTGCCGCTGGCGACGCGGGACGAGACGGTGTTGCCCGACACCGCGCGCCTGACCTTCTCGATCCGCGCGGCCGAGGGGTCGCGGCTGACCCCAGGCGACGCGATCGAGGTGGCGACGGCGGACGGCAGCGCCAGCGTCACGCTGGAGGGCGGGCACGACGTCCGCCTGTCCTCGCCCGACATCGCGGTCGCGACGCTCGATCCGGCGCGGCTGGGTCCGGCGGCGGCGGGGCCGCTGCGTTTCCGGCTGGTGCGCGGCGGCATCAAGGGCGACTGGGTGCCGCTGGCGACGCTGGTCCGCCTGCCGCAGATCGATACCGTGCGATGCCAGGCGGAGGGATGCCAGCTGGAGGGACGCGACCTGTTCCTGATCGACCGGGCGGCAACGACGCCCGACATGGCGGGCGCGGTCAGCGTCCCGGCGGGCTACACCTCGGCGCGGCTGGCGGTGCCGGTGCTGAAAGACGGATCGCTGTCGCTGATCCTGCGGGATGCGCCGGGCGTGGTCTTCACGCTGGGGGCGGCCAGCTGACGGGCGCGTCCTTCGCGCGGCGCAGGATCGTAGGGGATCAAGCCTCGCCCGCGTCGCGTGCCTCCAGCGCGCGGCGAAGCGCCTGAACCTCGCCCTGAAGCGCGCGCAGATCGTCGACCGGCATTCCCGCCCGCGCGATCAGTTCCTCGCCCAGGCATCCGCAGCGGTCGCGCAGATCCTGTCCGGCGGGGGTCAGGCGGACGCGGACCTGCCGCTCGTCCTGCGGATCGCGCTCGCGCGCCACCAGTCCTGCAACCTCCAGCCGCTTGACCAGCGGGGTGACGGTGCTCGATTCCAGCGCCAGCCGCTGCGCGATCGCGCCGATCGTGCGACCGTCCTCCTCCCACAGCACATGCAGCGCCAGATATTGCGGATAGGTCAGCCCCAGCTGGTCGAGCAGCGGCTTGTAGGTCCGCTGGATCGCCATATTGGCCGCGTAAAGCGCGAAGCACAGTTGTTCGTCGAGCGGCCAGGGCGCCGACATCCGCCATCTCCCGTTTGAGCAGGAAATACATATCGCGATAAAAGAAGCGCTGGACAAGCCCGAACCGCAACGCCATATATGTATCGCGATAACGATTATCGAAATATCGGAGACCGACCGTGACGATCGACGTGAAATACGAAACCCAGGCCAGCGCCACCGGCGGTCGCGACGGCCATGCCCGGACGCAGGACGGCACGCTCGACGTGAAGCTGTCGACCCCCAGGGAACTGGGCGGCGCCGGCGGCGACGGCACCAATCCCGAGCAGCTGTTCGCGGCGGGCTATTCGGCCTGCTTCATCGGCGCGCTGAAGGTCGCCGGACAGCAGCTGAAGGTGAAGGTGCCCGACGATGTGTCGGTGTCCGCCAAGGTCGGGATCGGGCCGCGCGCGGCGGGTGGTTTCGGCATCACCGCCGACCTGACCATCGCCCTGCCCGGCCTCGACCGCGCCCAGGCCGAGCAGCTGGTCGAGGCCGCGCACCAAATCTGCCCTTACTCCAATGCCACGCGGGGCAATGTCGATGTCGGCCTGACGCTGGCCTGACATGAAGGGACCGGGGCGCAACCCTGGCCGCGCCGGTCCCTTACCATAAGCGTACTCCCATCCTGACGGTGCGGTCCGATCTCCCAGCGGACCGCACCTTTTTTCGGGTCAGGCGGAATCGCGGACGACCAGGCGCGGCGGCATCTCGACGCCGGGGACGTCCCGCCCCTCCATCCGTGCGAACAGCGCGGCGACCATCGCCTCGGCCCCGGCGCGCAGGTCCTGATGGATGGTGGTCAGGCGCGGAATCGCGCGTTCGGCCAGCGGAAGATCATCGAACCCCGTCACCGCGACATCGCCCGGCACGCTCAGGCCGGACGACACGAGTTCCGCCATCGTCGCCATCGCGATCATGTCCGAGGCGCAGACGATGCCGTCGACCGTCTGCCCCTGTTCGCGCAGCCGCGCCAGATTGGCGGCGATCTGGTCGGGCATCAGCTCGGGCGCCAGCGCCACGTCGAATTGCAGCGGCGGCTCCAGCCCCGCCCCGGCCAGCGCATCGCACAGCCCGGCATGGCGCTGTTCCAGCTCCAGCGTGCGGACCTCGCCCATGAAGGCGATGCGACGCCGCCCGGCGGCCAGCAGATGCTCGCCCGCCATCCGGCCGCCCAGCCGGTTGTCGACCCCGACCGCGCAGTGCCGCTGGCCGGGCAGGCTGCTGCCCCAGACGACCAGCGGGCGATAGGTCGCGGCCACCGCCTCGATCACCGCCAGCTGGTCCGACTGGCCGATCAGCAGCACGCCGTCGACCATGCCCGACCGGGCGATACGCGACAGCCAGTCGTCGTCGTCGGGGATGATCCGCGACAGCATCACGTCATGGTCGCGCGCCGCGAGTTCGTCGGCGAGATGGCCGAGCAGCGTCATGAAGAAGGGGTCGGACAGCCTTTGCCGCCGCTCGTGACCCAACGGGATGGCGACCCCGACAACGCCGGTCCGTTGCGCGCGCAGGCGACGGGCCATCTGGTTGATCTGGAAATTATGCTCGGCGGCCAGCGCCTCGATCCGCTGCCGCGTCTCGGCATTGACCACGCTCTTGCCCGCCAGCGCGCGGCTGACGGTACCGGGTGACACGCCTGCCAGCCGGGCGATGTCCTTCAGGGTGCGGGCGGGTGGAGCCAGATCGGTCATGGCCAGCCTCCTGAACGAAAAGCGGGGCGGATGCCAAGTGGCACCCGCCCCAGGGAGAGTCTTTGTCAGAAACGATAGCGGATCGACCCCGTCACCGTGCGCCCGTACAGCGCGGTATTGTTGAACACGCCCTGCGTCGAGGACAGGATCGGGAACAGCCCGCCGCCGCCACGGAAGCCCAGCTTGTCGAACAGGTTGTTGACGTTCAGGCCCAGTTCCAGCCGCTCGGTCGGGCGTACCGTCACGAAGCCGTTGACGAAGGTCGAACCCTTGATCGTGTACAGGTTGAAGTCGTCCGACTTGGTGCTGGTCTGGCCGTTTACGCTGACGCCGAACGCGATGGGACCGGCGTCATAGGAGGGCGACACGACGAACAGGAAGTCGGGCAGGCCGCCGGGCTTCTTGCCGACCAGCGACGGCGTCGCGCTGCTGGTGATCTTGGAATTCGCATAGGTCGCATCGGCGGCCAGATGGAAATTGCCATAGCTCACCCGGCTGCTGAACTCGATACCCAGCGAGCGATAGCCGTTGGAGATGTTCGGATTGTTGTTCGGCGCCGGGTTGTTGATCCGGGTGAAGTCGTAATTATTCTCGGTCAGCGTCGAGCGGAAGCCGGTGATCTCGACCGAATAGGACGCGCCGAAGATGCCGCCGCGCTGCTTCAGGCCGATTTCCTGCTGGTTGAGATAGTTGACCGAGGTCGCCTGACCCTGGCTGTTGAGCGAGCCGTCGGCGTTGAAATTGCCCGACAGGACACGGCGGTCGGCGTTGAAGCGGCCGCCCCGGCTGGCGCGGGCAAAGACGCTGGTCTTGCTGTTGAACGCATAGAGCGCGCCGACCGACCAGCTGACATAGCCATCGGTATAGTTGATCTTCTCGGCGGTCGGGTTCAGCACCAGCGAGGGGATCACCGCCGAGCCCAGCGCATCCGAGACGCGGGTGTTGGGGCCCGCGATACCGCCCTGCGCGGTGCCTTCGCCATGCACGCTGTCATAGCGGATCGAGGCGTCGAGGTTCAGCCCGCCGACCTCATAGCCCGCCTGCAGGAAGGGCGCGACGTCGGTATAGGTCAGGTCGACGCGGCGCGCGCAGCAGCTGCCCCAATTGTCGTTGAACCCGGCCTGGCCCGCGGCGGTCAGCTGCGTGCCGGTGGTCGAGAACAGATCGAGCGGCGCGGCATTCTCGCCGTTCAGCTCGCTATACTGGCGGTTGACGTGCCAGTCCTGGACGATGTTCTGGCGCATCACGAACAGACCGGCGGTCAGCCGCGCCTTCCCCGGCCCGACCTGGAACTTGCCGTTCAGGGTCAGGTTGTTGGCGAAGTTGTCCATGTTCTTCATGAACACGTTGATGTTCGGATTGTTGTTGATGTACGAACCCGTGAACAGCTGGCCGGTCTTCGGACCCGCCGCATAGCGGATCGATCCGACGGTCTGGCCATTGACGGTCGATCCGATCAGCCCGCCGCTGCCGGTCCGGGTCTGGACGTTGAT
This genomic interval carries:
- a CDS encoding glycosyltransferase family 39 protein — its product is MTPSFPRPAATPHATGIAAFLNRPLGAALALLVFAVLVRARDFGNPVAHVDEQYYLLVGDRILHGARLYIDLWDRKPPGLFLLFAGFRLLPGDGFLAYQLVGTACVAATGWLIWLAARRMALAWPAGLAAGAAYILWLPLLSGGSGQSPVFYNLAMTAAAVLTLDLPRLAERRAVGAIMVSGVIACLLAGIAIQIKYTPLVEGAFFGLAHLWYLWRARAGLVPVLMAALLWMAMGLLPTALVVLHFRLNGPASFDAFWFANFTSITLRRGYPAAKIVGRLAGIGGQLLPLIACAVLAWRKGPGPVGLTLTRIWLGFALVAFAMIGAFFDHYALPLIAPLCLAAAPAFAMGRKPLIAVFVIGAGLFALHAATNDPSEGDGIRRMARAMAAVDGRECPYVFAGDSSLYHLSGGCVPTAYAFPSSLAYEAERGAIGIDETAEVARILRRRPPAIVTLDDPFSPWNAATNALIAGALARDYRQAMAVPREGRHELLYVRRDRLVLLPK
- the yghU gene encoding glutathione-dependent disulfide-bond oxidoreductase; amino-acid sequence: MSDDAYSPPAIWTWDKENGGRFASINRPIAGATHDKELPVGRHPLQLYSMGTPNGVKVTILLEELLAAGYSEAEYDAWLISIADGDQFGSGFVDINPNSKIPALVDRRGAEPLAIFESGAILTHLAESFGAFLPTDPAARARVMSWLFWQMGSAPFLGGGFGHFYAYAPVKIEYAINRYAMEAKRQLDVLDRQLADNAYVAGDSYSIADMAIWPWYGQVVLGSLYNAAEFLQVQDYTHVQRWARELAERPAVKRGRMVNRTFGEPSEQLRERHDASDFELRTADKLKAEG
- a CDS encoding MarR family winged helix-turn-helix transcriptional regulator encodes the protein MSAPWPLDEQLCFALYAANMAIQRTYKPLLDQLGLTYPQYLALHVLWEEDGRTIGAIAQRLALESSTVTPLVKRLEVAGLVARERDPQDERQVRVRLTPAGQDLRDRCGCLGEELIARAGMPVDDLRALQGEVQALRRALEARDAGEA
- a CDS encoding organic hydroperoxide resistance protein; this translates as MTIDVKYETQASATGGRDGHARTQDGTLDVKLSTPRELGGAGGDGTNPEQLFAAGYSACFIGALKVAGQQLKVKVPDDVSVSAKVGIGPRAAGGFGITADLTIALPGLDRAQAEQLVEAAHQICPYSNATRGNVDVGLTLA
- a CDS encoding LacI family DNA-binding transcriptional regulator; this encodes MTDLAPPARTLKDIARLAGVSPGTVSRALAGKSVVNAETRQRIEALAAEHNFQINQMARRLRAQRTGVVGVAIPLGHERRQRLSDPFFMTLLGHLADELAARDHDVMLSRIIPDDDDWLSRIARSGMVDGVLLIGQSDQLAVIEAVAATYRPLVVWGSSLPGQRHCAVGVDNRLGGRMAGEHLLAAGRRRIAFMGEVRTLELEQRHAGLCDALAGAGLEPPLQFDVALAPELMPDQIAANLARLREQGQTVDGIVCASDMIAMATMAELVSSGLSVPGDVAVTGFDDLPLAERAIPRLTTIHQDLRAGAEAMVAALFARMEGRDVPGVEMPPRLVVRDSA
- a CDS encoding TonB-dependent receptor domain-containing protein encodes the protein MTTGVLRSCGSMAALAMALASAPAFAQATSTPAAPAAPAPQAGSIPDAGVSSEDIVVTATSGERSRFRSSISVSQVSQEAIQNFTPRSTAEILRNIPGLQPSDTAGPGGNANIGVRGIPVSTGGSEYVSLQEDGLPDVLFGDINFGNNDYWLRFDQNVKTVEAVRGGSASTFASQAPGAVINFISKTGETKGGQIAYSNGLGFREHRVDFDYGGPIDDNTRFHIGGYARNGGGYTNENFNILRGYQIKANITRDLADNRGFIRLYFKRLDEQAPTNTTTPTLATLDGNRVTGFTPLPNFDGRSGSAYTIYNRNFQYLDYDNGGVKSAEVQGIHPRVTGISGQIHYDFNDNISLDDTMRYQWISGNFTTQFINVQTRTGSGGLIGSTVNGQTVGSIRYAAGPKTGQLFTGSYINNNPNINVFMKNMDNFANNLTLNGKFQVGPGKARLTAGLFVMRQNIVQDWHVNRQYSELNGENAAPLDLFSTTGTQLTAAGQAGFNDNWGSCCARRVDLTYTDVAPFLQAGYEVGGLNLDASIRYDSVHGEGTAQGGIAGPNTRVSDALGSAVIPSLVLNPTAEKINYTDGYVSWSVGALYAFNSKTSVFARASRGGRFNADRRVLSGNFNADGSLNSQGQATSVNYLNQQEIGLKQRGGIFGASYSVEITGFRSTLTENNYDFTRINNPAPNNNPNISNGYRSLGIEFSSRVSYGNFHLAADATYANSKITSSATPSLVGKKPGGLPDFLFVVSPSYDAGPIAFGVSVNGQTSTKSDDFNLYTIKGSTFVNGFVTVRPTERLELGLNVNNLFDKLGFRGGGGLFPILSSTQGVFNNTALYGRTVTGSIRYRF